The Flammeovirga yaeyamensis genome segment TCACTATTAATTAAACCTTCAAATATCACATTATTCATTTCTAAATCTGCAACTAATTTCTTTAAGTATTCTGTAGATTCACCTTCACCCGCTATACTTAAAATAATATTCTTATTAGAGATTTTACAAATTGATTTAATAAGAGTTTTATGATCTTTTATAGGAACTATCCTACTTAACATTCCAATTTTTAAAATATTATTTGAGTTTTTGGATTTTATTTTATAGTATAAATCTAAATCTATTCCATTTGGTATTATGTTAGTTTTAGTTTTTGGAAAAAGAAATTTAAATTTCTTTTTTAACTCATTTTCATAATCCAATGATAAAAAAATAATTTTATTTGAAAATAAGAAACTAAAAAAAAGTAAAATCCATTCTATAGTTGATTTTAAATGATTTGCTTGAGTTTCTCTAACAATTATTTTTTTCTTATAAATTAAAGAAAATATAAATACTGGTATTATATTATAACTTCCATGTAAAAAAAATATATCATTATTTTTATTTAAACTCTTATAAATGTTAAACCAAAAAAAGAAATCAATTCCTTTATTTTTTTTTACATATTTAAAATTTATATAGTTTTTTTTAAACTTTTCTATATATTCTTGTCTTGGTTTTTCTATTCCATAAAGTAAAACTTCATTTTTAAATAAGGTACTATTTTGTGCTTTTATTAAAGAGAAAAAAACATTTCCATGACCACCTAATCCACTGTAAAATATGTGTTGTATTTTCAAATCTTTAATATTTTTTTTGATATCCATTTAATAAATAAAGCTGGTGATGAAAAAAAATTCAATATTAATTCTTTTGTCCCTTCTAAATACGAATGATGTTGTATCAATCTTATTGCATATTGTCTACCAAGTAATAGTTTATCGATTTCATATTCATCTAACAATGCATTATAGTATTTGTTAAATCTATTTTTCAATAAATCATTATCAGTTAATCCATCTTTTCCATATTTGATTTTTTGTTCTAAAAGATAAACCACAATTCTACCCATAATCATATTACTTGGATTTTCAGGTTTTTTATTTGTAATAGAATTAGAATTATATCGATAAAAATATAAAGTTTCTTTTAAATTAATCATCTTATATTTTAAGATCATTGAACCAAAAAAATACCAATCCACCCCTCCTTTTCTATCAAAAAAAACATTAAATATCTCATGAGAACTTATAATTTCTCTTTTAAACATTATTGATGCTGAAGTGAATTGAAATTCAAAAGGTAGAACTTTTTTAATATCAATATAGCTTAATGGAAAATCTGATTTCTTTAATATTTTTCCATTATTATTGATTTTTACACTTTGAGAACCACATAAAAATAATAAATGATCTTTTCTAAATTCATTAACTTGTAATTTTATTCTTTCAAAATCACTCCAATCATCAGCATCTTGAATTGTTATCAATTCTCCTTTACATAAAGAAATAAGTTTATTTGTTGTTTTTAAATTACCAATATTTATTTCATTGTGGTTTTTAATAATACGAGGATCATTATAACTATCTATAATATTCTTTGTATTATCAGTTGATCCATCATCACAAATAATTAACTCCCAATTATCATAAGTTTGATTTACAATACTATCAATCGCTTTATTTATATAACTTTCACAATTGTAAGCAGGCATTATTATAGATACAAATATTTCATTTTCCACAAACATCTATCAAATCTTTAATTATATAATTTAAATTATAATTTTTTAATATTATTTCTCTTTTTTCATTAATATTATATTTTCCCGGAGATTCAATAAAACTAATTATTTTTCTAACTGCTTCATTTTTAGAGCAGTATGTCCACTCTTTTTTTTCATCTAAAATTATTGTAGATACACTTCCGACATCATTCCCAATGACAGGAGTGTATGAATAGATAGACTCAAATAAAACTCTTCCAAATGGTTCTTCCCATATTGATGGAAAAATAGTTAAATCATATTTATAAAGAGTTTCCAATGGAGTTTTAGTTTGTCCAACAAAAGTCACCCTTTCTTGTAAATTATTAGTTTTAATTCTCTTTTTTAACTTCAATAAATAATCCCTTTGCTTCTTATTCATAACATCACCTATTATATCTAAGTATAAGTCATAATTTAATTCAATGAGTTTTTCAAAAATTTCAATTAATTCTAAAATTCCTTTTTGAGGTGTTATACGCCCTAAATAAACAATTTTTTTAACCGATTTAATTTTCTTTTCTTGAAAATTAGGCATCTTGTCTACCCAAAAACCATTAGGTATAACTTTTATTTTATTATCATTTAAACCTACAGAAGTATATAAAAACTTCATTTTTAGATTTGCAACTATAAATGCATCTACGGAATTTATAAAAGCACCAATTAGATTAAATTTTGATTTATAAAAATTATTAGTTTTAATGTTAGGCGGTAATCTTAAATGACAAATTATTTTTGAACTAAATATTTTTGAAAATAACCAAGCAAAAGGTAATTCCGTTATTTCATTAATATAAATAATGTCATACTTTTTTTTCTCTTTTAATAAAAAAGAAAAAACAGATTTTATATGAATAGGATTAGAAAAACACTTTTTAAAATTTAATGACCCTATTTTGAAAACTCCAACTCCAACTCTATTATATTCCGTTAAATAATCACCCCATTCTTCGTATAATAGATCAACTTCAATATTATTTATCCTAAAACCTTTTAAAATATCGAAAAGGCTCTTTTCTTGTCCTCCTCTTGTAGAAGAAGGAACAGGATCTAATGTTAAAACTCTCATCTAATAAATTTTAAAATATATTCTTTAAGTAGAATTTGAAAAATTTCAATAGCTAATTTAGTACTTTTAAAGGGTAAACATTTTATAATCTCAAGATATTGCATCATTAATCTGAGCGGATGTTTTCTTTCAATATTTAAGCGAAAAGTTGATTGCTGAATTAAAAAAAAAGATATAAGCTTAGAAACTTTTCTTATACCCATTGTTGAAATAAAAGGGTAATAAGATTTAAAAACTTCATCTAGAAGACCTATTTGATTATACTCCCAGAATTTTACATTGAAAACAGGAACTTTAGTTCTAAATTTCGGAACATATAAAGTTTCATATTTTGACATCCTATTTGTAACAAAATAGATAAATAAATATATATTCCTATGAGAATCATTTTCTAAATAATCATGTAGTAATGATTCTCTTTTCATTACTAAGCCAGACAATTGATGTCCTAAATATGAATAATTTAAAATATCAGAAAATGTATTAGTTAATTGCTTAGAATTAAAACCAGGATTTCTAACTTTTACTAAAGTTCCATCTTCGTATTCTTTTAAAATACCAGTGATGATACATCCTATATTTTTATTAAATTGCAATTCATCTACACAAAATTTCAAATACCCCTTATCTAATATATCATCATCACCAAGCCATACAATATATTCAGAAGTAGCTTTAGATAACACTGAAACTACATTCCTCTCTAAACCAATATTTTCAGAATTTCTATAGTAAAAAATGTTCACATCTTTATTAGAATTAATAATGGTTTTCACAACTACTTCTGTATTATCACTTGAACAATTATCAGAAATATGTATACGAATATCTTGATTGAGGTTGTTTGTTATAATTTCATCGATTAGATAGATCAAATTATTCTTTAATTCTTGTGATCTATTATAAGTTGGAATTAAAATATCTAACAGCATAAGTTTGTTTTACCAAAGTTTGTCTTTTTGTGATAAAATTGGATCTTGAGATTCCCAAGGAATATTTATACGAGAATCATTCCAAAGAATTCCTCTTTCTGCATCGGGTTGGTAAATATTATCAGAAAAATACAAAACAACAGTATCGGGTTCTAAAGTTAAATACCCTGTTGCATAACCTTTTGGTATAAATACACTTTCTTTAGGATTATTTAAAATAATAGACCCTGAGTTTAAACATTCAGATTCTTTGGTCACTACATCAACAAAACCTATTTGTGCCTTTCCTTGTATTACTCTAAAAAACTTTGCTTCAGCAAACTCCTCTTTCTGGAAGTGCATTCCTCTTAAAGTGTACTTGTCTTTAGTGTGGACATAATTCGACTGTTGAATAACATAATCCTTAAAAACTGAAGTATTTTTATCAAATGCTTTTAAAAAAACACCTCTTTCATCACTAAAAAAATGACTCTCAATATGGTGTACTTCTTCAAAGTAACTGTTAATTATTTTCATAATATTCTTTTAACCCTTCTTCAATAGATATTTCGGGGACCCAATTTAATTCATTTTGAGCTTTTTTTGATGAAACACCCAAAAAATTCATGGATTGATCTCTTCTATTGACTTCACCAAATTCATACTTTGGCAACACATAACCTTTCTCCTCAAGTTGTTGTAACAT includes the following:
- a CDS encoding glycosyltransferase family 4 protein, coding for MDIKKNIKDLKIQHIFYSGLGGHGNVFFSLIKAQNSTLFKNEVLLYGIEKPRQEYIEKFKKNYINFKYVKKNKGIDFFFWFNIYKSLNKNNDIFFLHGSYNIIPVFIFSLIYKKKIIVRETQANHLKSTIEWILLFFSFLFSNKIIFLSLDYENELKKKFKFLFPKTKTNIIPNGIDLDLYYKIKSKNSNNILKIGMLSRIVPIKDHKTLIKSICKISNKNIILSIAGEGESTEYLKKLVADLEMNNVIFEGLINSEQIPAYLKSLDIYVHATLGETMSTSIMQAQASGLPIIATNVNGVNNVIIDNINGLLVEKYNIDSYVEKINLLINNENLRKKFANESLLYSKRLSNEIMADLYNEIMINL
- a CDS encoding glycosyltransferase family 2 protein, whose protein sequence is MPAYNCESYINKAIDSIVNQTYDNWELIICDDGSTDNTKNIIDSYNDPRIIKNHNEINIGNLKTTNKLISLCKGELITIQDADDWSDFERIKLQVNEFRKDHLLFLCGSQSVKINNNGKILKKSDFPLSYIDIKKVLPFEFQFTSASIMFKREIISSHEIFNVFFDRKGGVDWYFFGSMILKYKMINLKETLYFYRYNSNSITNKKPENPSNMIMGRIVVYLLEQKIKYGKDGLTDNDLLKNRFNKYYNALLDEYEIDKLLLGRQYAIRLIQHHSYLEGTKELILNFFSSPALFIKWISKKILKI
- a CDS encoding glycosyltransferase family 4 protein, whose amino-acid sequence is MRVLTLDPVPSSTRGGQEKSLFDILKGFRINNIEVDLLYEEWGDYLTEYNRVGVGVFKIGSLNFKKCFSNPIHIKSVFSFLLKEKKKYDIIYINEITELPFAWLFSKIFSSKIICHLRLPPNIKTNNFYKSKFNLIGAFINSVDAFIVANLKMKFLYTSVGLNDNKIKVIPNGFWVDKMPNFQEKKIKSVKKIVYLGRITPQKGILELIEIFEKLIELNYDLYLDIIGDVMNKKQRDYLLKLKKRIKTNNLQERVTFVGQTKTPLETLYKYDLTIFPSIWEEPFGRVLFESIYSYTPVIGNDVGSVSTIILDEKKEWTYCSKNEAVRKIISFIESPGKYNINEKREIILKNYNLNYIIKDLIDVCGK
- a CDS encoding glycosyltransferase family 2 protein — protein: MLLDILIPTYNRSQELKNNLIYLIDEIITNNLNQDIRIHISDNCSSDNTEVVVKTIINSNKDVNIFYYRNSENIGLERNVVSVLSKATSEYIVWLGDDDILDKGYLKFCVDELQFNKNIGCIITGILKEYEDGTLVKVRNPGFNSKQLTNTFSDILNYSYLGHQLSGLVMKRESLLHDYLENDSHRNIYLFIYFVTNRMSKYETLYVPKFRTKVPVFNVKFWEYNQIGLLDEVFKSYYPFISTMGIRKVSKLISFFLIQQSTFRLNIERKHPLRLMMQYLEIIKCLPFKSTKLAIEIFQILLKEYILKFIR
- a CDS encoding dTDP-4-dehydrorhamnose 3,5-epimerase family protein; this translates as MKIINSYFEEVHHIESHFFSDERGVFLKAFDKNTSVFKDYVIQQSNYVHTKDKYTLRGMHFQKEEFAEAKFFRVIQGKAQIGFVDVVTKESECLNSGSIILNNPKESVFIPKGYATGYLTLEPDTVVLYFSDNIYQPDAERGILWNDSRINIPWESQDPILSQKDKLW